One Pseudodesulfovibrio senegalensis DNA segment encodes these proteins:
- a CDS encoding glycosyltransferase, which translates to MLSRFLACSLPERLPPGRAIIKALPPTVVYLAVAALLLIALPDRAWYIKRQALIAISLFGLWRYAWQVVHAVRHWYYRKHAFPRLRVAADGLEDPFPKRLFVMVPSFQEDFNVTEMVFEALVREARSIPSDVIMVASVGSEPEAEFIAKTVAGVRGGEDVNLVFMQQREGKRVAMGHALRCIAREFNDPLQWHPDARNDVVIFMDGDTLVQPGTFAKCLPFFRLQPHLGALTTDNIGMQQNCSTIFHDWYSLKFAQRNHQFHSHSLSRRVLTVTGRFSLYRASVVVREEFIRFVEADYLESWMFGRFRFLMGDDKSTWFYLLKKGYEMLYVPDAPVVAVESRQQDFMRSSISLMKRWYGNMLRNNMRAIRLGPKPMGGFIWWCIVDQRFTTWTPLVGLVSVLMLSLFVSPFYLVFFASWVIVTRLAMLWMYVLEGFELRVTHIPLMLFNQWVGAAVKIVTMFNLDKQTWQKKKTDSQKIESSGVGLDGLRNSVRVILVTLNFVLLFALCGLGTGAISAPSLADIMSSMRHRQLLVPGQASAGFRVKVNLAGDADAGAAIMEQVRIAPDSPLILILPEGRFSVRTPVVIDRSDVVICGQGPGKTVLVSELTAQQGEAVILVRGRRGGQVGTLEQAYDPNSRLVAVSGWKKSDKAIWLAVDNDEAFLDSIDARHWRKKRPPLRQYIGWVEASGPGYVLLRRSPEIPFPAGTEVRAARLVTDVRLSGFTLEQQVPGLERAVADGVYENLAPHYAVDGVRFEWAGDCEVHDVDIRMAGRHPLVFESSKDVVARNVRIDGAWNKGKEGNGYIRFARSHGCQFVNGSARNIRHLTFQWGSSNNMVSDSRLETDVNFHGGFSHHNMVRRTAIEPPDTHHWDAVTRMPEGGAEFAPPDGPGNKILSDSR; encoded by the coding sequence ATGCTCTCCCGTTTTCTGGCATGCTCGCTGCCGGAGCGTTTGCCTCCGGGCCGCGCCATCATCAAGGCGTTGCCGCCCACGGTGGTCTATCTGGCCGTGGCCGCGCTGCTTTTGATCGCCCTGCCGGACAGGGCCTGGTACATCAAGCGGCAGGCGTTGATAGCCATCAGCCTGTTCGGATTGTGGCGGTATGCGTGGCAGGTGGTTCATGCGGTGCGGCATTGGTATTACCGCAAGCATGCTTTTCCGAGGCTGCGGGTTGCCGCGGACGGGTTGGAGGACCCGTTTCCCAAACGCCTGTTCGTCATGGTTCCTTCGTTTCAGGAGGATTTCAACGTAACCGAAATGGTTTTCGAGGCTCTGGTGCGCGAAGCGCGTTCCATTCCCAGCGACGTGATCATGGTGGCCAGCGTGGGCAGTGAGCCCGAGGCCGAGTTCATCGCCAAGACCGTGGCCGGGGTGCGCGGCGGCGAGGACGTGAATCTGGTGTTCATGCAGCAGCGCGAAGGAAAACGCGTGGCCATGGGCCATGCCCTGCGCTGCATTGCCCGCGAGTTCAACGACCCGCTGCAATGGCACCCGGACGCACGCAACGACGTGGTCATATTCATGGACGGCGATACGCTCGTTCAGCCGGGCACCTTTGCCAAGTGCCTGCCGTTTTTCCGGTTGCAGCCGCATCTGGGCGCGCTGACCACGGACAATATCGGCATGCAGCAGAACTGCTCCACGATTTTTCACGACTGGTACAGTCTGAAGTTCGCGCAGCGCAATCACCAGTTTCATTCGCACTCACTTTCCCGTCGCGTGCTGACCGTTACCGGACGTTTTTCCCTGTACAGGGCCTCGGTGGTGGTGCGCGAGGAATTTATCCGTTTCGTGGAGGCCGACTATCTTGAGTCGTGGATGTTCGGGCGTTTCCGTTTTCTCATGGGCGACGACAAATCCACGTGGTTCTACCTGCTCAAGAAAGGCTATGAAATGCTTTATGTGCCGGACGCTCCCGTGGTGGCCGTGGAATCGCGGCAACAGGACTTCATGCGCAGCAGCATTTCGCTCATGAAGCGTTGGTACGGCAACATGCTGCGCAACAACATGCGGGCCATCCGCCTTGGGCCAAAGCCCATGGGCGGCTTTATCTGGTGGTGTATCGTGGATCAGCGCTTCACCACCTGGACACCGCTTGTGGGGCTGGTCAGCGTGCTCATGCTTTCCCTGTTCGTGTCGCCGTTTTATCTGGTTTTCTTTGCCTCGTGGGTCATCGTCACCCGTTTGGCCATGCTGTGGATGTACGTGCTGGAAGGTTTTGAACTACGCGTGACCCACATCCCCCTCATGCTGTTCAACCAGTGGGTGGGCGCGGCGGTCAAGATTGTAACCATGTTCAATCTGGACAAACAGACGTGGCAGAAGAAAAAGACCGATTCCCAGAAGATCGAGTCTTCGGGCGTGGGTCTGGACGGGTTGCGCAACTCGGTGCGCGTCATTCTGGTCACGCTCAATTTCGTTCTCCTGTTCGCCCTGTGCGGTCTGGGAACCGGGGCCATCAGCGCGCCGTCGTTGGCCGACATCATGTCGTCCATGCGGCACAGGCAGTTGCTCGTGCCGGGGCAGGCTTCGGCCGGATTCCGGGTCAAAGTGAACCTTGCCGGGGATGCCGATGCGGGCGCGGCCATCATGGAACAGGTGCGTATTGCCCCGGATTCGCCTTTGATCCTGATATTGCCCGAAGGCCGTTTTTCCGTGCGCACGCCGGTGGTCATCGACCGAAGCGACGTGGTCATCTGCGGTCAGGGCCCGGGCAAGACCGTTCTGGTTTCAGAGCTCACCGCACAACAGGGCGAGGCCGTTATTCTCGTGCGCGGCAGGCGCGGAGGGCAGGTGGGAACGCTGGAACAGGCGTATGATCCCAACTCCCGGCTTGTGGCTGTGTCCGGCTGGAAAAAGAGCGACAAGGCCATCTGGCTTGCCGTGGACAACGACGAGGCCTTTCTGGATTCCATCGACGCGCGGCATTGGCGAAAGAAGCGTCCGCCTCTGCGCCAGTACATCGGCTGGGTCGAGGCTTCCGGTCCCGGGTACGTGCTGTTGCGCCGGTCTCCGGAGATTCCGTTTCCTGCCGGGACCGAGGTGCGCGCCGCAAGGCTGGTCACCGATGTGCGCCTGAGCGGATTCACCCTTGAGCAACAGGTTCCGGGGCTTGAGCGGGCCGTGGCAGACGGGGTGTACGAAAATCTTGCGCCGCACTATGCCGTGGACGGCGTGCGTTTCGAATGGGCCGGGGATTGCGAGGTGCACGACGTGGATATCCGCATGGCTGGCCGGCATCCGCTGGTGTTTGAATCCAGCAAGGACGTTGTCGCGCGGAACGTGCGTATTGACGGGGCCTGGAACAAGGGCAAGGAGGGCAACGGCTACATCCGCTTTGCCCGCAGCCATGGCTGTCAATTCGTGAATGGTTCGGCGCGCAATATCCGTCATCTGACCTTCCAGTGGGGCAGTTCCAACAACATGGTTTCGGACAGCCGTCTGGAAACCGATGTCAATTTCCATGGCGGTTTCAGCCATCACAACATGGTGCGCCGTACTGCAATCGAGCCGCCGGACACGCATCACTGGGATGCTGTTACGCGCATGCCTGAAGGCGGGGCCGAATTTGCTCCGCCGGACGGGCCCGGCAACAAAATCCTGTCAGACAGCCGGTAA
- a CDS encoding iron-containing alcohol dehydrogenase, which translates to MNNDFTFFIPTKILFGPGKVRELASMTMPGKKALVVISAGKSMRANGYLDTVLDGLQQAGAETVVFDKILPNPVSEHVAEGAQLARSEGCDFVVGLGGGSSIDSAKSIAVMAVNPGEYWDYINGGTGGGKPVENGALPVVAIPTTAGTGTEADPWTVITNTKTQEKVGFGLIPETFPVFSIVDPELMATVPPRLTAFQGMDAFFHAAEGYIATCSQPASDAFALESMRLINEYLPRAVKDGSDMEARSALAWASTQSGLVESTSSCTSEHSMEHALSAFHPDLPHGAGLILLSTAYFSFMAEKKPERFPAMARAMGVNVDALPANQQATAFVPALKRLIENIGLADMTLEEYGIDKSEAPALADNAMTAMGFLFTLDPYTLSRDEVITIFENSFSK; encoded by the coding sequence ATGAACAACGATTTCACCTTTTTCATACCCACGAAAATACTCTTCGGTCCCGGCAAGGTCCGCGAACTGGCTTCCATGACCATGCCCGGCAAAAAGGCGCTGGTGGTCATCAGCGCGGGTAAATCCATGCGCGCCAACGGCTACCTCGACACCGTGCTCGACGGCCTGCAACAGGCCGGAGCCGAAACCGTGGTCTTCGACAAAATCCTGCCCAACCCGGTCAGCGAGCATGTGGCCGAAGGCGCCCAACTGGCCCGCAGCGAGGGATGCGACTTTGTGGTGGGCCTCGGCGGGGGCAGCTCCATCGACTCGGCCAAAAGCATTGCGGTCATGGCCGTGAACCCCGGCGAATACTGGGACTACATCAACGGCGGCACAGGCGGCGGCAAGCCCGTGGAAAACGGCGCGCTGCCCGTGGTGGCCATCCCCACCACGGCGGGCACCGGTACCGAGGCCGACCCGTGGACCGTGATCACCAACACCAAAACGCAGGAAAAGGTCGGATTCGGCCTGATCCCGGAGACATTCCCGGTCTTCTCCATCGTGGACCCGGAACTCATGGCCACGGTGCCGCCCAGGCTCACGGCCTTTCAGGGCATGGATGCATTCTTCCACGCCGCGGAAGGCTACATCGCCACATGCAGCCAGCCTGCCAGTGACGCGTTCGCGCTGGAAAGCATGCGGCTCATCAACGAGTACCTGCCGCGCGCGGTCAAGGACGGATCGGACATGGAGGCCCGCAGCGCCCTTGCATGGGCCAGCACCCAGTCCGGCCTTGTGGAGTCCACGTCCAGCTGCACGTCGGAGCACTCCATGGAACACGCCCTGAGCGCATTCCACCCGGACCTGCCCCACGGCGCAGGCCTGATCCTGCTCTCCACCGCCTATTTCTCGTTCATGGCCGAAAAAAAGCCGGAACGCTTCCCGGCCATGGCCCGTGCCATGGGCGTGAACGTGGATGCTCTGCCCGCCAACCAGCAGGCCACGGCCTTTGTTCCGGCACTGAAACGGCTCATCGAAAACATCGGGCTGGCGGACATGACCCTTGAAGAATACGGCATCGACAAGTCCGAGGCCCCGGCACTGGCGGACAACGCCATGACCGCCATGGGGTTCCTGTTCACGCTGGACCCGTACACCCTGTCCCGCGACGAAGTCATCACCATCTTCGAAAACAGCTTCAGCAAATAG